From Etheostoma cragini isolate CJK2018 chromosome 17, CSU_Ecrag_1.0, whole genome shotgun sequence, one genomic window encodes:
- the LOC117960294 gene encoding uncharacterized protein LOC117960294, whose protein sequence is MACYYIVISSTHLHDGQLRSIKGVFRGPIGTNSQRNTEEGDSSFYCELCDKQYVRHQQYDNHINSYDHHHKQRLKELKQREFYRALACRRQRRRREEKRELRRLQKHEERRSGECAPGSGPMFRSTTVAVEPANQTRPDSEQNWGDSNPSSATMGTNPQTSLIQPFLPLDPALETRLLSNTQWAYDPMDTNSTQTSANESSILNETQMDYNDQTTNINTTKTRHFNKIPWAHNYLSNPITPNNIPKTATNTATNGSIFSTTTVTNFSKKIPPAITTNMADINSGRAVCGPSVQSFRSSRVRPVSFSLPKRSCVLLHQSAAVFIQAGRGSGLSGKQESLTVQERIKDPVEKVADQQLKSSASADVDVVGVGHSDTGNQCSVDIKMDILHSEAGTNMSPERGTGGLSGTGAQVSLFNRNVIRVEDFVNSGNGTQPSLCNDNGTGAQVGRESGTRAHHCLKSGLPGQISDIVSTVEAKDSVCRDSEAETHNNVANHTELNPTQELKDPLCPATYQQTSISGVLNGTKESSSQTQPKESNFSPSNGAKESTSLPTNRPKEPFCRVLSRDGSRVLLWPSEMVSYTKTLPSISYSINPLLYDFRAHNKAKEGGEEKKGGLGEGRERIKQSVIKQPDCQQRQEAMEGGRQVKIDEREEGRQAGNPMEPLAHCSSRGGAVPGQCGCRDESALKLVPVSAECHLAPTQGLQKTGRKRRRKRRGGVRRGMRKRGRRKRGEETERGRTISNISENQMFEGRGDERLKREGSEKEERREKGLLSNLAAHRLVGGREKKMRGDERRIRGDQSEQERAGRNDEKRGALLSNLPENRCNRCNQLCLQVKREASKHQSQQSASGWGQGLRKLLRRGAACNSVISPVPGSVIETPCCPAITLVPAQNHRETGEIHKNTQAGKHEGHRDEEQRNLSKTEIRAVQDAEENACNLVISGVSFPCREAAGEPEICLAPTPHTETACDPAISLVPAPFRGTACSQRQTIPAASSHPALNMTLPGDAILMSERAETAGKRKTESPEAGETPKKKRKRGRRQTRRVVCVLRQERACGGLKTDTTELNKTGTLLDNCLGSPEGNRTEKNTDCHFLSGMKHRLCHETNNSEGTSTCNSADKLKHPHYYHCDDSKGGNCSADDFRQFISDASVGEQKRMCWTENPLSDCHTCSTPSIHSQCNEKCNRDGKHDVAHDNPHAKHNPSCGGCETDKDEDHSRDHVDKLNPTCNTMDTPVDFFTCSTNESHADHCQCENKTAKSEKMANYTDKIAAFCGESSDCNDCSKCKTKGTCHHTGDFNQTNDKRGLSEEDETKPQCHIQHKHKNNLSSLAFDYQTSSGIDPGQAEGCGDMDGGQCDYRDSNHGSDCNHCAHVVKNDARRTMEAVALVSVRTEQREAERDAERERKEEEERQMERKKVKEKQKEWEREWVRRKEKEREDRERRKEIDFEHLYTEKRPRFPHAIPPQCIPLHAPLLLPPSLSSSFSFRHTIIQHHLSLLPPPSHLPVHSYPHLLPSFSPHLSPLTLNPPPAPPPPPPPPPHHHPPLHPSFYSASPIPFLDATGPYPLATAFHPMQSPHPSLYPRPHPAVMPLQVLF, encoded by the exons CGCCTGAAGGAGCTGAAACAGCGGGAGTTTTACAGAGCGCTGGCCTGCAGGAGGCAGAGGAGACgcagggaggagaagagagagctGAGGAGGCTCCAGAAGCATGAAGAGAGGAGATCGGGAGAGTG CGCTCCAGGTTCTGGTCCCATGTTCCGGTCCACCACAGTGGCGGTGGAACCAGCCAACCAGACCAGACCGGACTCAGAGCAGAACTGGGGCGACAGCAACCCGAGCAGCGCCACAATGGGAACAA ATCCTCAAACATCGCTGATCCAGCCCTTCCTTCCCCTGGACCCTGCACTGGAAACCAGACTCCTGAGCAACACACAGTGGGCGTACGACCCAATGGACACCAACAGCACTCAGACTTCTGCTAATGAATCCAGTATCCTCAACGAGACCCAAATGGACTACAATGACCAGACCACAAATATCAACACTACCAAAACCAGGCACTTTAACAAGATCCCTTGGGCTCACAATTATTTAAGCAACCCCATTACTCCCAATAACATCCCAAAGACTGCCACCAATACCGCCACTAACGGTTCCATTTTCAGCACAACCACCGTGACCAACTTCAGCAAGAAAATCCCTCCCGCCATTACTACTAACATGGCCGACATCAACAGTGGCAGAGCAGTGTGTGGACCAAGCGTCCAGTCCTTCCGCAGCAGCAGAGTCCGTCCCGTGTCCTTCTCACTGCCCAAAAGGAGCTGTGTCCTCCTCCACCAATCAGCTGCCGTGTTCATCCAAGCCGGGCGAGGCTCAGGCTTGTCGGGGAAGCAAGAAAGTTTGACAGTGCAAGAAAGAATCAAAGATCCAGTGGAGAAAGTTGCAGATCAGCAGCTCAAATCTTCAGCATCTGCAGACGTGGACGTTGTAGGCGTGGGTCACTCGGACACTGGAAACCAGTGCAGTGTGGACATTAAAATGGATATCCTGCACTCTGAGGCAGGAACCAATATGTCTCCTGAGAGGGGAACTGGAGGACTCTCTGGGACTGGAGCCCAAGTTTCTTTATTTAATCGCAATGTAATCAGAGTTGAGGACTTTGTTAACAGTGGGAATGGAACCCAGCCCTCCTTATGTAACGACAATGGGACTGGAGCCCAAGTCGGCAGGGAAAGTGGGACTAGAGCTCATCATTGTTTAAAAAGTGGGCTACCAGGACAGATATCTGACATTGTAAGCACAGTTGAAGCTAAAGATTCAGTATGCAGAGACAGCGAGGCTGAAACCCACAACAATGTGGCCAATCATACAGAGTTAAACCCCACCCAAGAATTGAAAGATCCTCTTTGTCCTGCCACATATCAGCAAACATCCATTTCTGGTGTTTTAAATGGCACCAAAGAGTCTTCAAGTCAAACGCAGCCCAAAGAATCAAATTTCTCTCCGTCAAACGGGGCTAAAGAATCAACTTCTTTGCCTACAAATCGCCCTAAAGAGCCGTTTTGCCGCGTCCTGAGCAGAGACGGTAGCCGGGTTCTTCTCTGGCCGTCGGAGATGGTCAGCTACACCAAGACCTTGCCCTCCATCTCCTACAGCATAAACCCTCTACTGTACGACTTCAGAGCACATAACAAGGCCAAGGAAGGGggtgaggaaaagaaaggagggctaggggaagggagggagagaataaAGCAGTCTGTGATCAAACAACCTGACTGCCAACAGAGGCAGGAAGCTATGGAGGGAGGAAGGCAAGTGAAGATAGATGAAAGGGAAGAAGGAAGACAGGCAGGTAATCCTATGGAACCTCTAGCCCATTGTAGCAGCCGCGGCGGTGCGGTTCCGGGACAGTGCGGCTGCCGCGATGAAAGCGCTTTAAAATTAGTTCCAGTTTCCGCAGAGTGCCACCTTGCACCGACACAGGGCCTTCAAAAAACaggcaggaagaggaggaggaagaggaggggaggggtgaGGAGAGGAATGAGGAAGAGGGgtaggagaaaaagaggagaggagacagaaagagggaggacaATAAGTAACATTTCTGAGAACCAGATGTTTGAGGGGAGAGGAGACGAGAGGTTGAAAAGAGAGGGCAgcgaaaaagaggagaggagagaaaaaggccTATTAAGTAATCTTGCAGCGCATCGGCTGgtaggagggagagaaaagaagatgaGGGGAGACGAGAGAAGGATAAGAGGAGATCAGTCAGAGCAAGAGAGGGCAGGTAGAAATGACGAGAAGAGAGGAGCGCTATTAAGTAATCTTCCTGAGAATCGGTGTAATCGGTGTAACCAGCTGTGTCTGCAGGTGAAAAGGGAGGCCAGCAAGCATCAATCCCAGCAATCAGCCTCCGGGTGGGGCCAGGGGCTCAGAAAGCTCCTCCGTAGGGGTGCAGCATGTAACTCAGTGATTAGCCCCGTCCCTGGGTCTGTTATAGAGACGCCATGCTGTCCTGCAATTACACTTGTGCCTGCTCAGAATCACAGAGAGACGGGGGagatacacaaaaatacacaagcaGGGAAGCACGAAGGGCACAGAGATGAAGAGCAAAGGAATCTGAGCAAGACAGAGATAAGAGCCGTTCAGGATGCTGAAGAAAACGCGTGCAACCTAGTGATTAGCGGCGTTTCTTTTCCCTGTCGAGAAGCAGCAGGCGAGCCAGAAATTTGTCTTGCTCCTACACCTCATACGGAAACAGCATGTGATCCAGCGATTAGCCTTGTCCCCGCACCCTTTAGAGGAACAGCATGTAGTCAAAGACAAACAATACCTGCAGCGAGCAGCCATCCTGCGTTAAACATGACCCTCCCTGGCGATGCAATTTTGATGTCAGAGAGAGCAGAAACAGCCGgcaagagaaagacagaatCGCCTGAGGCCGGTGAAACGCCAAAGAAAAAACGGAAAAGGGGAAGGAGACAAACGAGAAGAGTTGTATGTGTTTTGAGACAGGAAAGGGCTTGTGGTGGGTTGAAGACGGACACCACAGAACTCAACAAGACTGGGACACTTCTGGACAACTGCCTGGGCAGTCCAGAGGGCAACAGGACGGAGAAAAACACTGACTGCCACTTTCTGTCCGGGATGAAACACCGTCTGTGTCATGAAACAAATAACAGCGAGGGAACATCTACCTGTAACAGCGCTGACAAACTGAAACACCCCCACTACTACCACTGCGATGACAGTAAAGGCGGCAACTGCAGTGCCGATGACTTCCGTCAATTTATCTCTGATGCCTCTGTAGGCGAGCAAAAGAGGATGTGCTGGACTGAGAATCCTTTAAGTGACTGTCACACCTGTAGCACACCAAGTATCCACAGTCAGTGCAATGAAAAGTGCAACAGAGATGGAAAACATGACGTCGCTCACGACAATCCTCACGCCAAACACAATCCGAGCTGTGGCGGCTGTGAGACGGACAAAGACGAGGATCATTCTCGTGATCACGTGGACAAACTTAACCCTACCTGTAACACCATGGACACACCTGTTGACTTCTTTACCTGCAGCACCAACGAATCACATGCTGACCACTGTCAATGTGAAAACAAGACAGCAAAGAGTGAAAAAATGGCTAACTACACTGACAAAATAGCAGCTTTTTGTGGGGAGAGCTCAGATTGCAATGACTGCTCAAAGTGTAAAACAAAGGGCACATGTCATCACACTGGTGATTTTAACCAAACGAATGACAAAAGGGGGCTCAGTGAGGAGGATGAAACCAAACCGCAGTGTCacattcaacacaaacacaaaaacaacctctCCTCTCTGGCATTTGATTACCAAACTAGCAGTGGCATTGATCCTGGACAGGCAGAGGGCTGTGGTGATATGGACGGTGGTCAGTGTGATTATCGTGACAGTAATCATGGCTCTGATTGTAATCACTGTGCTCATGTTGTCAAGAACGACGCCAGACGCACAATGGAAGCTGTCGCTCTCGTGAGCGTACGTACGGAGCAGAGAGAGGCGGAAAGAGATgctgagagggagagaaaggaggaggaggagagacagatggagaggaaaaaagtAAAGGAGAAGCAAAAAGAGTGGGAGAGGGAGTGggtgaggaggaaggagaaagaaagggaggacAGGGAGAGACGGAAGGAGATAGATTTTGAACATCTCTACACGGAGAAGAGGCCTCGTTTTCCTCACGCCATCCCTCCGCAGTGCATCCCCCTCCAcgctcccctcctcctcccaccttccctctcctcctctttctccttccgCCACACCATCATCCAGCAccacctctccctcctcccccctccgtCCCACCTCCCCGTTCATTCATACCCTCATCTTCTCCCCTCTTTTTCCCCacatctctctcctctcactctTAATCCGCCTCCTgctccccccccaccaccaccaccaccacctcatcatcatcctcctctccatccGTCTTTCTACTCCGCGTCCCCCATCCCTTTCCTGGATGCCACCGGTCCTTATCCCTTAGCAACCGCGTTTCATCCCATGCAGAGTCCCCATCCGTCTCTGTATCCGCGGCCGCATCCCGCGGTCATGCCCTTACAGGTGTTgttctaa